A genomic segment from Saprospiraceae bacterium encodes:
- a CDS encoding DUF998 domain-containing protein gives MTNSLAQHTRIASFGAVMACIGDWVVLFVLGRYYPGYSQLEHSISSLGASNSPVAQWAEISWLIIGLLFIWFGVEFGRQYRAEGTYAKVASWLIILYGAGEGLGSAFFKVDSLHHSLSFIGIIHQLTSICGVLAILLLPLVIKRLFPFRSIPGFPFFSDFVFALGGVLLGLFLCRFFVPADHPIVRIKGLWQRLLLFTNYIYILTAIYFMWKTSRFRPVHKS, from the coding sequence ATGACGAATTCATTAGCGCAGCATACCAGGATTGCAAGCTTTGGAGCTGTGATGGCCTGTATAGGTGATTGGGTCGTTTTATTTGTCCTTGGTAGATATTACCCTGGTTACAGTCAACTGGAGCACAGCATCAGCTCCTTAGGTGCCTCCAATAGTCCGGTCGCCCAGTGGGCAGAGATCAGTTGGTTGATCATTGGGCTCCTGTTTATTTGGTTTGGTGTAGAATTTGGACGCCAGTATAGGGCTGAAGGAACGTATGCAAAAGTCGCATCCTGGTTGATCATTCTATATGGAGCAGGGGAAGGACTTGGCTCAGCTTTCTTCAAAGTAGATTCTTTACATCATTCCCTGAGTTTTATTGGGATTATTCATCAATTGACCAGCATCTGTGGCGTACTGGCCATCCTTCTGCTGCCTTTGGTCATAAAAAGATTATTTCCTTTTAGATCTATACCCGGATTTCCTTTTTTTTCCGACTTCGTTTTTGCTCTTGGTGGTGTCCTGCTTGGCTTATTTCTGTGCCGATTTTTTGTTCCAGCAGATCATCCAATAGTCCGAATTAAGGGTTTGTGGCAGCGATTACTGCTTTTTACCAACTATATTTATATCCTAACTGCCATTTATTTTATGTGGAAAACCAGTCGCTTCAGACCTGTTCACAAATCATAA